The proteins below come from a single Drosophila busckii strain San Diego stock center, stock number 13000-0081.31 chromosome X, ASM1175060v1, whole genome shotgun sequence genomic window:
- the LOC108606596 gene encoding E3 ubiquitin-protein ligase UBR1 isoform X2, producing the protein MDRYDMDIVVVAPPPEHDTSSRIKEWRLKSQSGTLKDKDFMEFFKTESTKYFEFQNEMETVKCVFKESLAKEEIIDPIIEFMLGDKPAQALEKLQKEGNTATVCNKVFKNGEPTYSCRECGVDPTCVLCVNCFKSSAHRFHKYKMSSSGGGGCCDCGDDEAWKRDQYCELHLANRKNPLESNIITKAVLERCEICFSAILAFCVKFLEIEPNASMECLDGELDGANFCTVLYNDESHTFDQVIHTLTKIAKCRQKDAMEIVAAIDREGRAVVKCDTFKECNDLKEAIENQMIPHSGLHTARHSQSLRTSVLNINAVACQQFALQLLGWFQEFIVRHYLFRRTFAMLIQQKNEPFCIRHILEYDVKLWKTARTCWHRLLISGMLMEYQNKMVLAQEFSRRYATIVEDFIRDDHDHSFSIVSLSVQLFTVPSIAHHLIAEEGIFDKLLHTFYHVAIEEFIRNRTLHFSKDMASMAFFKRANYILYDLRYLLSFKPESFSEELRTGFLDGCKALIRVLNVMQGMEPITRQMGQHMDYEPEWECAFNLHIKLASTISQVIEWASSDAELLRKLYKMTVRALVSNSFIVGQAKLESKRCGHNMADCLIYDVSTQPVSIHLPLSRFYAGIYLHLGAHGMSYDSLLAETEALNLRLNPREIIQPVLCTQAMIAQVAAGMWRRNGYSLLHQLYFYRNVRCRVEMLDRDIVCLQTGASLMESNEFLIQMINMFNLLGWVDPSLEPGISQTQSDDEHVRQVAMADEFLELLIVIIGERWMPGVSRVTEQDRLRKEIIQLLCIKSYSHSELSRALPDGNAGNSDNIIEDVISSVAVFKKPVGVDSKGVYELKEQPHEEFNVYFYHYTKEEKSKAEELQRERRKAKKELVCCPPPMLPQLTPAFTSMANILQCDLFFMIVEQVIDSTLSGFGRRITESHLQKVLHLLGFAIQEELSDHYPFLSFYKSSQSIRLQEKLEKLARCPRLEAHRDFVLWTLQRYKQLQARQAPSTSLYGTGGGASTSAAALSGAAHSSHGDAPPLSSEQQQLREKEARSRLAAESRAKIMAQMQNAQQSFIKSNAEMFASELRATDDGGSMDWEDISSTDEFFTEGDEEEGAVGLSTGVACLGARRNFCSPTANHFKCILCFEDCSISSSGPPLVSSAFLQTSHVIYTAPSVEGPATALHVSCCGHVMHYNCWKEYYSSEETKEMRRPQRNRVPLNQPQNVEFHCPYCRTLSNTVLPVSEALPKMLPPAAAAAAAGAGAATWMPLDCFVELMRTLSVELKRSKPNDADFPNSQSILRKSDIVSDVAQLERSAQITEQPPLHANWLEVMNSFHKALRTAMQTQLLQPAANDEDMDTVSLAWITCSYTVQALEVYLYATQKPLRAELPMRHQSCMSNLVRACSLYSASLLSKEQQQQQRSSSTGPSSSSESTAKLIDTLLPSQCEQVAKLLDSLFNQKGCSVLEWDCFRMLVKLTFMMPNLLVYADKKAIIPSGSMFDFYILQSCFLANLTKALVLFNYEREHAKQLKRPATTESEERAMAMHEYVEGLPEKIKHNMVAFYQNNNFARITSLYEQGAVQQMDVSTTGGDDVAAAAAAAAAGCDEHELLVAMLMYVQREMSSFLRCACLFYRCMTDVEFPDSFPLEQHDRFELMCHYLGLESQLGVYFDMESVYATMMQSFAAHAKERWESLNLSLEKPTQRISSQLPSPPPRVIVPCQRAVPKLVKLFDDYSDLINSVSDIFCPNNEREEMKTPTMCLICGTILCGQSYCCQPELGKIQVGACTHHAHYCGAEVGIFLRIRDCQVVYLGRGKGCFVQPPYLDEYGETDQGLRRGNPLRLCKAAYDRIYLQWLGHNLHEEIARLNENANVAVTQWHHM; encoded by the exons ATGGATCGCTACGATATGGacattgtggttgttgctcCACCACCTGAACACGATACCAGTTCACGCATCAAGGAATGGCGCCTTAAATCCCAATCAGGCACCCTCAAAGACAAGGATTTCATGGAATTCTTCAAAACGgaatcaacaaaatattttgaattccAAAATGAGATGGAAACAG tGAAATGCGTTTTTAAGGAGTCGTTAGCCAAGGAGGAGATAATTGATCCCATCATAGAGTTTATGCTGGGCGATAAGCCGGCCCAGGCGCTGGAGAAGCTACAGAAGGAGGGCAACACGGCCACGGTTTGCAACAAGGTCTTTAAGAATGGCGAGCCCACCTACAGCTGCCGCGAATGTGGCGTCGATCCCACTTGCGTGCTCTGCGTGAATTGCTTCAAGAGCTCGGCGCATCGTTTCCACAAGTATAAAATGTCCAGCTCTGGCGGTGGCGGCTGCTGCGATTGCGGCGACGATGAGGCCTGGAAGCGTGATCAGTATTGTGAGCTGCATCTG GCCAATCGCAAGAATCCGCTGGAGAGCAACATCATAACAAAGGCAGTGCTGGAACGCTGCGAGATTTGCTTCAGTGCCATCTTGGCGTTCTGCGTGAAATTTCTGGAGATCGAGCCGAATGCCAGCATGGAATGCTTGGACGGCGAACTGGATGGCGCAAACTTCTGCACAGTGTTGTATAACGACGAGTCGCATACGTTTGACCAGGTCATACATACGCTGACCAAGATTGCCAAGTGCCGGCAGAAGGATGCAATGGAAATAGTGGCGGCCATCGATCGCGAGGGCCGCGCCGTGGTCAAGTGCGATACGTTCAAGGAGTGCAACGACCTAAAGGAGGCCATAGAGAATCAGATGATACCGCACAGTGGACTGCACACTGCGCGTCACAGTCAATCGCTGCGCACCTCAGTGCTGAACATCAACGCTGTGGCCTGTCAGCAgtttgcgctgcagctgctcggctGGTTCCAGGAGTTCATAGTGCGTCACTATCTGTTCCGTCGCACCTTTGCCATGTTGATACAGCAGAAGAACGAACCGTTTTGCATTCGCCACATACTCGAGTACGATGTGAAGCTGTGGAAGACGGCGCGCACCTGCTGGCATCGCCTGCTCATCTCTGGCATGCTCATGGAGTATCAGAACAAGATGGTGCTGGCGCAGGAATTCTCGCGTCGCTACGCTACCATTGTGGAGGATTTCATACGCGACGATCACGACCATTCGTTCTCCATTGTCTCGTTGAGTGTGCAGCTGTTCACGGTGCCCAGCATTGCGCATCATCTGATTGCCGAGGAGGGCATCTTCGATAAGCTGCTGCACACATTCTATCATGTGGCCATTGAGGAGTTTATACGCAATCGCACCTTGCACTTCAGCAAGGACATGGCCAGCATGGCGTTCTTCAAACGCGCCAACTACATTCTGTACGATCTGCGCTACTTGCTGAGCTTCAAGCCCGAGTCATTTAGCGAGGAGCTGCGCACTGGATTTCTGGAtg GCTGCAAGGCTTTGATACGCGTTTTGAATGTGATGCAGGGCATGGAGCCCATCACACGCCAGATGGGTCAGCATATGGACTACGAACCGGAGTGGGAATGcgcattcaatttgcatattaaactcGCCTCGACCATATCGCAGGTCATCGAATGGGCGTCCAGCGATGCGGAGCTGCTGCGCAAGCTCTACAAGATGACGGTGCGCGCACTGGTGAGCAACAGCTTCATTGTGGGACAGGCCAAGCTGGAGTCGAAGCGCTGTGGCCACAACATGGCCGATTGTTTGATCTATGATGTCTCCACTCAGCCTGTGTCCATTCACTTGCCGCTGTCGCGTTTCTATGCGGGCATCTATCTGCATTTGGGTGCGCATGGCATGAGCTACGACAGTCTGCTGGCGGAGACCGAGGCGCTCAATCTGCGACTCAATCCTAGAGAGATTATTCAGCCAGTGCTTTGCACTCAGGCGATGATTGCTCAGGTGGCCGCCGGCATGTGGCGTCGCAATGGTTACTCGCTACTGCATCAGCTCTACTTCTATCGCAATGTGCGCTGCCGCGTCGAGATGCTGGATCGCGATATAGTTTGCCTGCAGACGGGCGCCTCCCTGATGGAGAGCAACGAGTTCTTGATACAGATGATAAACATGTTTAATCTGCTGGGCTGGGTGGATCCTAGTCTGGAGCCTGGCATCTCGCAGACGCAGTCGGATGATGAGCATGTGCGTCAGGTGGCCATGGCCGATGAGTTTCTGGAGCTGCTTATTGTCATCATAGGCGAGCGCTGGATGCCAGGAGTTTCGCGTGTCACCGAACAGGATCGTCTGCGCAAGGAGATAATTCAGCTGCTCTGCATCAAGTCCTATTCACACTCGGAGCTGTCCCGTGCTCTGCCCGATGGCAATGCAGGCAACAGCGATAATATCATCGAGGATGTCATCAGCTCAGTGGCGGTCTTCAAGAAACCCGTCGGCGTCGATAGCAAGGGTGTCTACGAGCTAAAGGAGCAGCCGCATGAGGAGTTCAACGTCTACTTCTATCACTACACCAAGGAGGAGAAATCCAAGGCCGAGGAGCTGCAGCGTGAGCGTCGCAAGGCAAAGAAGGAGCTCGTCTGCTGCCCCCCGCCCATGTTGCCACAACTGACACCGGCGTTTAC TTCCATGGCCAACATATTGCAGTGCGATCTCTTCTTTATGATTGTCGAGCAGGTTATCGATTCTACGCTCAGCGGCTTTGGGCGTCGCATTACCGAAAGTCATTTGCAAAAG GTGCTGCATTTGCTCGGCTTTGCCATACAGGAGGAGCTTAGCGATCACTATCCTTTCTTGAGCTTCTACAAGAGCTCGCAGTCCATACGGCTGCAGGAGAAGCTAGAGAAGCTAGCGAGATGTCCACgc ctgGAGGCGCATCGTGACTTTGTGCTGTGGACGCTGCAGCGttacaagcagctgcaggccAGACAGGCGCCCAGCACCTCGTTGTATGGCACTGGAGGTGGTGCGTCCACTTCGGCGGCCGCTTTGAGCGGCGCAGCGCACTCCTCACATGGCGACGCACCGCCGCTGAGctcggagcagcagcagctgcgcgagAAGGAGGCACGCTCCAGGCTGGCGGCCGAAAGTCGCGCCAAGATTATggcacaaatgcaaaatgcacaaCAGAGTTTCATAAAATCCAATGCGGAAATGTTTGCCAGCGAGCTGCGCGCCACCGATGACGGTGGCTCAATGGATTGGGAGGATATATCCTCAACGGATGAGTTCTTCACCGAGGGCGATGAGGAGGAGGGCGCTGTGGGCCTAAGCACAGGCGTAGCCTGTCTTGGCGCCAGACGCAACTTCTGCTCGCCCACAGCGAATCACTTCAAGTGCATACTCTGCTTCGAGGattgcagcatcagcagctcgGGACCGCCGCTGGTGAGCTCGGCGTTTCTGCAGACCTCGCATGTCATCTACACGGCGCCCAGTGTCGAGGGTCCGGCCACGGCATTGCATGTCAGCTGCTGCGGCCATGTCATGCACTACAATTGCTGGAAGGAGTACTACAGCAGTGAGGAAACCAAAGAGATGCGTCGTCCGCAGCGCAATCGCGTGCCACTGAACCAGCCACAGAATGTTGAGTTCCATTGTCCCTATTGCCGCACGCTGAGCAACACTGTGCTGCCCGTAAGTGAGGCGCTGCCCAAGATgctgccaccagcagcagcagcagcagcagctggagccgGCGCAGCCACTTGGATGCCACTGGATTGCTTTGTCGAACTAATGCGCACGCTCAGCGTCGAGCTGAAGCGCTCCAAGCCCAACGATGCGGACTTTCCCAACTCGCAGAGCATTCTACGCAAATCCGACATAGTCAGCGATGTGGCGCAGCTCGAGCGCAGCGCACAGATCACcgagcagccgccgctgcaTGCCAACTGGCTGGAAGTGATGAACTCTTTCCACAAGGCGCTGCGCACCGCCAtgcagacgcagctgctgcagccggcAGCCAACGATGAGGATATGGACACTGTCAGCCTCGCCTGGATTACCTGCAGCTACACCGTGCAGGCCCTGGAGGTTTATTTGTATGCCACACAGAAGCCGCTGCGCGCGGAGCTGCCCATGCGTCATCAGAGCTGCATGAGCAATCTGGTGCGCGCCTGTTCGCTCTACTCCGCCTCCTTGCTGagcaaggagcagcagcagcagcagcgcagcagcagcactggccccagcagcagcagcgagtcgACGGCCAAGCTCATTGACACTTTGCTGCCCAGTCAATGCGAACAGGTGGCCAAGCTGCTCGACAGTCTCTTCAATCAAAAGGGATGCAGCGTGCTCGAGTGGGATTGCTTCCGCATGCTGGTCAAGCTCACCTTCATGATGCCCAATCTGCTGGTCTATGCGGACA AGAAAGCGATAATTCCCAGCGGCAGCATGTTCGACTTTTATATACTGCAGAGCTGCTTTCTGGCCAATCTGACAAAGGCGCTGGTGCTGTTCAACTATGAGCGGGAGCACGCCAAGCAGCTGAAGCGACCTGCGACGACGGAGAGCGAGGAGCGCGCCATGGCCATGCACGAGTATGTGGAGGGGCTGCCGGAGAAGATCAAGCACAACATGGTGGCTTTCTATCAGAACAACAACTTTGCCAGGATTACCAGTCTCTATGAGCAGGGTGCAGTGCAGCAAATGGACGTCAGCACGACGGGCGgcgatgatgttgctgctgctgctgctgctgcggctgcgggcTGCGATGAGCACGAGCTGCTGGTCGCCATGCTCATGTATGTGCAACGTGAGATGAGCTCGTTTTTGCGCTGCGCCTGTCTCTTCTATCGCTGCATGACCGATGTGGAATTTCCGGACTCGTTTCCGCTGGAGCAGCACGACCGCTTCGAGCTGATGTGCCACTATCTGGGGCTGGAGTCGCAGCTGGGCGTTTACTTTGACATGGAGTCGGTGTATGCGACAATGATGCAAAGCTTTGCCGCACATGCCAAGGAGCGCTGGGAGTCGTTGAATTTGAGCCTGGAGAAGCCAACGCAGCGCATCAGCTCTCAGCTACCTAGTCCCCCTCCCAGGGTAATTGTGCCCTGCCAGCGTGCCGTGCCAAAGCTGGTGAAGCTCTTTGATGACTACAGCGATCTCATAAATAGCGTGTCCGACATCTTTTGCCCCAACAATGAGCGTGAGGAAATGAAGACGCCCACCATGTGCCTCATTTGCGGCACCATACTCTGTGGCCAGTCGTATTGTTGCCAGCCCGAGCTGGGCAAGATCCAGGTGGGCGCCTGCACTCATCACGCTCATTATTGTGGCGCGGAGGTTGGCATCTTTCTACGCATACGCGACTGTCAGGTAGTCTACTTGGGACGCGGCAAGGGCTGCTTTGTCCAGCCGCCGTACTTGGATGAGTACGGCGAGACGGATCAGGGCCTGCGGCGCGGCAATCCCTTGAGACTCTGCAAAGCCGCCTATGATCGCATCTATCTGCAGTGGCTGGGTCACAATTTGCACGAAGAGATCGCGCGCTTGAATGAGAACGCGAATGTGGCGGTAACGCAGTGGCATCACATGTAG